A genome region from Deltaproteobacteria bacterium includes the following:
- a CDS encoding TRAP transporter substrate-binding protein, with protein MRKNLLVTVCLVFIFAMVVSPFLFTTTVNAKTYNLTYSIFFPASHGQAKAGEAWAKEVEKRTRGRVKITVFSSGTLTQADQCYDGVVKGISDIGMSCFAYTRGRFPLMEVLDLPMGYPNGKVATYVANDFYKQFTPRELDDVQVMYLHAHGPGLLHTTKPVKTLEDMKGLKIRSTGLSSKVISSLGGVPVAMPQGSTYESLQKGVVGGTIGPIEVLKGWKQAEVIKNTTNCTGIGYTTAMFVVMNKTKWRSLPKDIQQIIHDVNREWIHVHAKTWDDLDAEGRAFTLSLGNKIIPLSPAENQRWKNAVIPVIAEFTTAADAKGLPGTKAVKETAKLIIKRSKSVQ; from the coding sequence TGTGTCACCTTTTCTCTTCACCACCACCGTCAACGCGAAAACCTACAATTTGACATACAGCATCTTCTTCCCGGCCAGTCATGGCCAGGCCAAGGCAGGAGAAGCCTGGGCCAAAGAGGTGGAAAAAAGAACCCGGGGACGTGTGAAGATCACCGTGTTCTCCTCCGGCACCCTAACACAGGCTGATCAATGTTATGACGGCGTTGTCAAAGGTATTTCCGATATCGGCATGTCCTGTTTTGCCTATACTCGTGGTCGTTTCCCCCTGATGGAGGTGTTAGATCTTCCAATGGGTTACCCGAACGGTAAAGTGGCAACCTATGTTGCCAATGATTTTTATAAACAGTTCACCCCTCGGGAACTGGATGATGTTCAGGTAATGTATCTCCATGCCCACGGCCCAGGTCTCTTGCACACAACGAAGCCGGTCAAAACGCTTGAGGATATGAAAGGTCTCAAAATTCGTTCCACAGGGTTGAGTTCGAAGGTTATCAGCAGCCTCGGCGGTGTACCCGTGGCCATGCCCCAGGGTTCCACCTATGAGTCCCTTCAGAAGGGCGTTGTCGGCGGCACCATCGGCCCCATTGAGGTCCTCAAGGGTTGGAAACAGGCGGAGGTCATAAAAAACACCACCAACTGCACGGGTATCGGTTACACCACCGCCATGTTTGTTGTTATGAACAAGACAAAATGGCGTTCCCTTCCGAAAGACATCCAACAGATCATCCATGATGTCAACCGGGAATGGATTCACGTGCACGCGAAAACCTGGGATGATCTCGATGCAGAAGGCAGGGCCTTTACGCTGAGTCTGGGAAATAAAATCATTCCCCTGTCCCCCGCGGAAAATCAGCGCTGGAAGAATGCGGTTATCCCGGTTATTGCTGAATTTACGACCGCTGCCGACGCAAAGGGCCTTCCAGGCACCAAGGCGGTAAAGGAAACAGCGAAGCTCATTATAAAGCGCTCCAAATCAGTTCAATAG